Genomic window (Paenibacillus sp. PK3_47):
TTCGATGCATATACCGACCGAGTCGGGAATACTATGGTTAGTTCTGAAGAATGTAGCTTTCAGTGTGCTGCCAAGCTCCAGTTCGGAATCCTCATGGATGAGAATCCGTTTGGTATCGCCAAGCAGGTTCGCTTCCTTAAGCTTGTTCTCCACGAGCCCCAGGGTAAGTCTTGTTCCGTATACAGGAACGTTCAAATTCTTAAGCACATACGGCAAGCCGCCGATGTGATCCTCGTGTCCGTGAGTCAGCAGAATCCCTCTGACTTTGTCACGGTTCTCGGTAAGGTATGAAATGTCAGGAATAACAATATCAATCCCAAGCATATCCTCTTCCGGGAATTTCAGGCCGGCATCTACGACAACGATGTCGTTGGCGTATTGTACGACATACATATTTTTCCCGATTTCTCCGACTCCGCCCAATGCGAAAATCGTTAATTTATCATTGTTGTTGTTTTTTTTGGACAAATGAATCTAACCCTCCTATGATGTTGGACGTCATACTATTATTGTTAAACAATAAGCTTCATTATTTCAGCGGCGCTGAACACTTGATTCAAATTGCCGTTAGCTTCCATATTCAACAGGGAATTCCGTAAGTCTGCTTCTTTGCAAAGCGCGGAATACTCCCGGACCCGGGCAGTGAACGTTTACTTGAAGCGGACATAAGCCGTCAATTCTCACCGCCGCGCCCCTTGCGCGAAAAATCCGGCAGCAATTGCACAGACTTATACAAGGACCTATCCTGTCTTACAATGTAAAAATACATTGCCGGAAGATTACCGCATATTTAATTTTAACCGCACCCAGTCACTTAAGAACATTATACATGATTTTTTTGGCAAAAGACAAGTCATAGGCCCTGTATGCCTATTCTTTCCTTGACCAGCCTGCATTATTTGAGGAAAAGACAAGCAGTGTGACTGTAAAAAAACAAAAAAACCGGCTCCCTCGGAAAGGGATACCGGTTCAAAACAATTCGTGTATTAAATATAATACGGGACTTATTTTAACAATGCTGTGATAAAAGCAGCCTCGTCTTCACTCGGTGATACCAGGGGCAGGCGGACAGAACCGACGTCCATTCCGCGCAGATTAAGCGCAAACTTGACGGCTGAAGGGTTCGGCAGCGGCTGAGGGCACTCGAACAATCCTTTGAATACCGGAAAAAGCTTCCGGTGCAGCTCCCCAGCCCGCTGGACATTCCCCGCAACAAACGCTTCAATCATTTCTGACATCTGATCCCCGATCACATGACTGGCGACACTGATTATGCCATGCCCGCCAACCGCCAGTGTAGCCAGACCCGCTGAGTCATCGCCTGTATATACATGAAAATCATCAGGACAAGCGGTCGCGATCATGGTAATCTGGTCCACGGATGCACATTCCTTAATTGCCACGATGTTAGGAATTTCAGCCAGCCGCAGGGTGGTAGCTGCACTCATGCTTACGCTGGTACGGCCGGGAACGTTATACAGAATGCAGGGCAGGGATGTCTCAGCTGCTATTGCCGCAAAATGCTGATACAGCCCTTCCTGGTTAGGCTTGTTATAATACGGAACGACCAGAAGGACACCGTCAACACCGATTTTCTCGGCTTCCTTTGTCAGCTGGATCGTATGTCTGGTGCTGTTCGTCCCGGTGCCGGCAATCACCTTGCAGCGGCCGTCCGCCTTCTTCAGGACAAAAGAAAACAGCTCCAGCTTCTCTTCTTCCGTCAGAGTTGGGGATTCTCCCGTTGTTCCGCAGACCACCAGCGCTTCGGATTTCTGCTGTTCAATCAAATAATCTACAAGCTTTGAAGTTGCTTCCCAGTTGATTTCTCCGTCCCCGTGAAACGGGGTAACCATGGCAGTGATTAATCTTCCGAAATCCACTTAGAATTCCTCCTTGTCAGCGGTGCAGTTCAAATTTGGTATGCAGCGCACGCAGCGACTGCACCATATCTTCTTTCTTCACAAGAACCCAGATGGTTGTATTGGAATCCGCCGACTGCAAAATCTGAATGTTCTGCGAGCTGAGCGCTTCTACAATACGG
Coding sequences:
- the dapA gene encoding 4-hydroxy-tetrahydrodipicolinate synthase; amino-acid sequence: MDFGRLITAMVTPFHGDGEINWEATSKLVDYLIEQQKSEALVVCGTTGESPTLTEEEKLELFSFVLKKADGRCKVIAGTGTNSTRHTIQLTKEAEKIGVDGVLLVVPYYNKPNQEGLYQHFAAIAAETSLPCILYNVPGRTSVSMSAATTLRLAEIPNIVAIKECASVDQITMIATACPDDFHVYTGDDSAGLATLAVGGHGIISVASHVIGDQMSEMIEAFVAGNVQRAGELHRKLFPVFKGLFECPQPLPNPSAVKFALNLRGMDVGSVRLPLVSPSEDEAAFITALLK